In Candidatus Margulisiibacteriota bacterium, the genomic stretch TCGTCGGTGCTGCCCTGCCGCTGGCTCTTTTCCACCAGTTGAATATTTATCCGGGCCTGATTGGAATTTTGGGCAATGCTGCCGCCAAACCAGTTGCCGCCGACGGAGGCATACAAAGTTTGTATGTCGGGATCATTCTCGGGAATCGCCTTTTCCAGATAACGCGCCAGCTCATCCGTTATGTGCAGAGCCGTACCCTGCGGATAGCGGAAAAATATATTGATGCGGCCGTCATCGATCTGCGGCAGGAACTCCGAGCCGGAAGCCTGATAGCTCATATAGGTCAGCGCACCCGCCAAAAGCAGCACGCCCGTCACCAGCCAGCGGAAACGCAGGACGGGTTTCAGAAGTTTGATGTAGCCGGCGGTCAGAACGTCGGTGATTTTCTGGCTGAAACCATTACCCTGCTGGCGGGAATATTTCGTCAGATGGGCGGTCAGCGTCGGCACCACAGTCAGCGCGGTGATCAGCGAAGCGGCGATTGCCACCGAAATGGTGATAATTAAATCCCGAAAAAGCAAAACGGCGATGCCGCTGACCATAATGAAAGGCAGCACGGAAGCCAGATTGGTCAGAGTCGAAGCCATTACCGCGCCGCCGATCTCGGCGCTGCCTTCTTCGGTGGCCGTAACTATATCTTCACGCTTGCTTTTTTGATGGCGCGTGATGTTCTCGAGCATCACAATAGAGTTGTCAAGCAGCATACCCACGCCTAGCACCAGACCGCCCAGACTGAACATATTGATATTGATTTGGAACATCGCCATAAAGAAAAACGTCACCAGCAGCGACACCGGCATAGACAGCGCCACAATAAATGTGCGGATAAAACTACCCAGAAATAAAAACACCACAATCGTGGTCAGCAGCGCGCCGTAGAGCAAAGACTCGCTGACGCTGTTGATCGAGTTTGCAATATAGTAAGACTGATCGTTTACCAGGCTGACTTTAATATCTTCGGGGATCAGGCCGTCGGCCTGCAGCTCCGCCAGTTTCTGTTTGAGGTCCGCGCAAACCTGAACAGTGTTGGCATTAGGCTGTTTGAGAAAACTCAACATCACCGAAGGAATCTGGTTGATGCGCACCATCACCCGCTGATCGCTGCTGGTGTCCGCCACCTGCGCCACTTGATTGAGGCGGATCGGCACACCCTCGCGGCTGACGATAATCACTTTGCCGATGTCTTCCAGCGTCTTGTAACGCGCCGAAAGCCGCACGGTGTATTCTTTGTCGCCGACGGTAATATAGCCGCCCGGCAGATCGATATTTTCTTCCGCCAGACGCTTGATGATCTGGTCGGTGGACAGCTCATAACGGTCGAGCAGACGCGGATTAAAAATAACTTTTATCTCGCGGATTTTGCCGCCGCTCACCGTTACCGAAGCCAGCCCCGGCACGCTGTTAAACAGCTCGGACAATTCGCGGTCAGCCCAGCGGTTCATTTCAATTTCGCCGCGTTTGTCCGAAGAAAAACCCACTTCCAGGATCGGCATCTGGGTAGGATCCATCTTGCCGACAATCGGGCGGTCGGCGTCATCCGGCAGATCGCTGACCCTGTCCATTCTGGAGCGCACGTCATTGAGCGCTTCTTCCATATTCTTGCGGTAATCAAAATAGACGTTGGTCATCGAAGCGCCTTCGCGGACAGTGGACACCACGCGGATCGCATCCTCCGCCGAAGCCACCGCCGACTCGATGCGCCGTGTAACATTGGTCTCGATCTCTTCCGGCGAAGCGCCTTCGTAATTCACCCGCACCATAATCTGCGGATAGGTGATACGCGGCAGCATATCGATAGACTGTTCGCGCAGGAAAAACACGCCCAGTCCGCAGAACAATACGGTGATGACCAGCGTGCCGATAATTCTTCTGATCGCTATTTTGCTGATATTCACAAGCTCTCCCCCAGCAGTTGTTTTAACTCAATGGCCTGCAGATTGTAGTCCAGCGTACTGTCTAGTTGGCTGATTCTGGCCTGCAGCGCCGTCTGCTCGGCGTCGAGCAATTGTTTGCTGTTGGCCGTATAGCTTTGCCCGCGTTCCTGATACAGCTGCAAACTTCTTTCCGCCCGGCCAGCATTTTGGGCAGTCAGCTCTATTTTTTTTCCGGCGCTGCGCAGCGCGGATCGAGCATCCGAATACTTGATCAACTCATTGCGGGAAAGCAATTCCGTGTTTAACAAAGTTTGTTCCTGCGCTTTAACGCTTTGCTGGACAGACTGTGGTGTCTTAAAAAAATCAAACAAAAGCATTTGCAGAGAAACGCCCCATTGCGCATAAGTTGTCTCGTCCCGCGGAAAGGTCTCGCCCCACTCCACGCCCGTATAGGCCTGCAGATTGATCTGCGGCCAGTAGGCGCTCTCCGCGGATTTTACGGCAATTTCACGCTGCCGCTCCGTCAGCCTGGCCAGCCTATGCGCATAATTATTTTCCACTTTAGCAAACACGTTTTCCGGCAGCGCCGCATTTAAAGTCGGTTCGGCGGCAAAAGTAAACTCCCGCGATTCGTCATCTCTATAAGTTGGCTTTACCGGTAGCACAGTGAGCAAATTATCCAGCAAATTGCGCGCCTGCCACCACGCCAATTCCGCATTATCCACAGTGATCTCTACGCTGCCCAGCTGTACTTCTATTTGCAGCAGTTCTTCCGGCCTTGGCGATCTGGTCTGCTCAGACAACTGCTTGGATTTATTATAGTAGGCGCGCAAATTATTCAGCGACTGCACGCTGGCCGACAAAATATCCTGCGCGTGCCACAAGCTGTAATACGCCGCCGCGACAGCGAGTGTCAATTCTTGTTTGACTTTTTCCAGCTCCAGCTCCGCCTGCTGCAATTCCAATTCAGCCAGCGCGCGGTCCTGCCAGTATTTGCCGCCGGCAAACAGCGGCTGATTGAGGACAAGCGAGGCTGTGTAATCGTCTGTCGCGGTACGCAGTCTGGTATAGCCGGCGTTCAGCCCCAGATTGGGCAGCAGCGACGCGGTCTTGACCCAGACTTTGGCGCGCGCTTCCTCGACTTTCAATTCTTGTATCCTGATGGTCTCGTTATTAGACAGAGCCGTACCGACACATTCCCGTAAAGAAAGTTCAGCAGCCGGCAGCACGGCAGAAGCAAACGCCAACAACATTAAGGATCTGAAAAGAAACCGTTTTGGCATACAGCATTATACAATCTCAAAACGAAAAAGTTCCAGACTAATCACGCTAGATCCTTCAGCCAGCGTTTAGCTGATTCTTTGACCAGACAGGCCAGAGCGATACTGACCATGGCCAGCGCGGAAGCGGTCAAGGGTTCGGGCGAAAAAAACACCGCCAGAGCCAGTGACACGCCGGGCGCGTGCCGGCAGTTTACGGCCAGCATTAAAAGTATGGCCACAAAAACAGCTCCGGCCAGACAGAAGAATAGCGGGGTCTCCGGCCAAAGATATTTCAGCCAGGCCAAAAGCAGGCCGGCCAATACGCCGCAGGCATAACCGCCAAGCAGATGGCGCGGGCTGGACTGCGGCTGCCGGGGGAAAACCGCCAGAGTAAATACCGACGAACCCAGCGACAAAACAAGCAGCTCTGAAAAAAAATAATCCGCGTGAAAAAACAACAAACCGAGCAGCGCGGCCGCGCCCAGCGGCTGGCCTATATAATGCGGCCAATTTTTCCAGAAACTATATTTTCCGCGCACAGGCGTTCCTTTCAGGCCGGGAAATTACACAGATATTTTTCAGCCATGGTCGCGGCCACCGCGCCGTCCGCCGCGGCGGTCACCAACTGGCGCAGGTCTTTTTGCCGCGCATCACCCGCCGCGAATAGGCCCGGAATATTCGTCCGCGTGTCCTCACCCGCCGCGATATAACCGTCTTCGGTCAAGCGCACAAAATCCTTGAGCA encodes the following:
- a CDS encoding HPP family protein — its product is MRGKYSFWKNWPHYIGQPLGAAALLGLLFFHADYFFSELLVLSLGSSVFTLAVFPRQPQSSPRHLLGGYACGVLAGLLLAWLKYLWPETPLFFCLAGAVFVAILLMLAVNCRHAPGVSLALAVFFSPEPLTASALAMVSIALACLVKESAKRWLKDLA
- a CDS encoding efflux RND transporter permease subunit yields the protein MNISKIAIRRIIGTLVITVLFCGLGVFFLREQSIDMLPRITYPQIMVRVNYEGASPEEIETNVTRRIESAVASAEDAIRVVSTVREGASMTNVYFDYRKNMEEALNDVRSRMDRVSDLPDDADRPIVGKMDPTQMPILEVGFSSDKRGEIEMNRWADRELSELFNSVPGLASVTVSGGKIREIKVIFNPRLLDRYELSTDQIIKRLAEENIDLPGGYITVGDKEYTVRLSARYKTLEDIGKVIIVSREGVPIRLNQVAQVADTSSDQRVMVRINQIPSVMLSFLKQPNANTVQVCADLKQKLAELQADGLIPEDIKVSLVNDQSYYIANSINSVSESLLYGALLTTIVVFLFLGSFIRTFIVALSMPVSLLVTFFFMAMFQININMFSLGGLVLGVGMLLDNSIVMLENITRHQKSKREDIVTATEEGSAEIGGAVMASTLTNLASVLPFIMVSGIAVLLFRDLIITISVAIAASLITALTVVPTLTAHLTKYSRQQGNGFSQKITDVLTAGYIKLLKPVLRFRWLVTGVLLLAGALTYMSYQASGSEFLPQIDDGRINIFFRYPQGTALHITDELARYLEKAIPENDPDIQTLYASVGGNWFGGSIAQNSNQARINIQLVEKSQRQGSTDESIRKIRELIQPFANSGADIRLSKARLRGLRIGSTEEAVEVKIFGPEISRLNDYANEVMLRLSGIQGLANLNISLDLSRPELQIILDRAKLGNYGLTAQQVGETIRTTLTGSTASLYNDVHYGDDFDIRVIYDRDNYKSAAAVKDILITAPSGFTVRLGEVAEVINAFGPVSIERENQSRVVRVLGDNEGGLSAGKAAEEAKKVLADLQLPSPYRMEIGGEAESMAESNSVLFSAAILALFLVYGIMAVQFESLRDPLVIMFTVPFAVMGAILALFVTHTSFSMIVFLGIILLIGVAVNNGIVMVDYFGILRQSGKTVYEAVLEGSPTRLRPVLMTSITTIVGLLPMSLGWGEGSEMLVPLGRAVMGGMAVSFLLTLFVIPSIYLIFNGGKIEK
- a CDS encoding TolC family protein; translation: MPKRFLFRSLMLLAFASAVLPAAELSLRECVGTALSNNETIRIQELKVEEARAKVWVKTASLLPNLGLNAGYTRLRTATDDYTASLVLNQPLFAGGKYWQDRALAELELQQAELELEKVKQELTLAVAAAYYSLWHAQDILSASVQSLNNLRAYYNKSKQLSEQTRSPRPEELLQIEVQLGSVEITVDNAELAWWQARNLLDNLLTVLPVKPTYRDDESREFTFAAEPTLNAALPENVFAKVENNYAHRLARLTERQREIAVKSAESAYWPQINLQAYTGVEWGETFPRDETTYAQWGVSLQMLLFDFFKTPQSVQQSVKAQEQTLLNTELLSRNELIKYSDARSALRSAGKKIELTAQNAGRAERSLQLYQERGQSYTANSKQLLDAEQTALQARISQLDSTLDYNLQAIELKQLLGESL